Part of the Candidatus Angelobacter sp. genome is shown below.
TCCGGTCTGGCGGTTTTCGTCAGATACTTCTTCCGGTGCTCATAATACCTGCGCCGGAGATCGTCCTGCTTCTCTTTCGGCAACTTGCCCCACGCGGCGCGCAGCTCGTCATCGAACACACCCATCGGTTTGCCTGAGAAACGCTCGTGCTGCGACAGGTCAAAATCGCTGCGCGCGGCGATACCTTCCAGTTCCTGCGCGCCGAAGGGAAATTTGAACAGAAGATCGACAGTGGCCCGTGCGTAATGCGCGAGTTCCTCCGGCTTCTGCCAGTATTCTTCCAGCGTCGCGCGCGGCAGGCCGATGCCCTCATAGAATTTGATGCGCTCCTCGACCCAGTATTTGTGCCATGCTTCCCAACCCCAGGCGGACGATGTTTCAAGTTTCAAGTTTTCAGTTTTGAGTTCCGAAGATTCCGACTGAACACTTGAAACTGAACACTTGATCGCTTCGATCACTTCATCCGGCTTGATGAAGAATTCCAGCTCCATCTGCTCGAACTCGCGCGAGCGAAAAGTGAAATTGCGCGGCGTGACCTCGTTGCGAAAGGCCTTGCCCATTTGCGCGATGCCGAACGGCACTTTCTGTCGCGAGGTTTCGAGCACGTTCTTGAACTGCGCGAAAATGGCCTGCGCGGTTTCGGGGCGGAGATAGGCGACGTTCTCCTCGTCAGCCACCGGCCCGACGTAGGTTTTGAACATCAGGTTGAAGGGGCGGGGTGGTGTAAGTTCAGCACCGTTCTCTGGATTAAAGCCCGTCGTATTCTCGATTGCTTCCTTCTTTTCTAGAATGGGCAGAGGTTTCTCCAAACCGTCACGCTTGTAAAACTGCATCGCAGTTTTCCTAGCCGAGGCCTCCTCATGAGGACCGGGTTTAACTAGGACCGAAAAGTGCCGTGTATCAATCTTGGGTAGCCTGTTCGGGTCAAACCCGGCGTTGGCAATTTGGTCCCAATACTCCGTCAGTAGGAATTCGTATCGTTTTCTTGTTTCTGGAGGCATTTTTTCAAGTAATGCTTTGTGAGCATCTAGATTCACAGCAGCGTTGTGGAGAGCTTCGGTGCGGTGTTCATCTTGGACAGCACAGGCGAAATAGTAAGCAACGCCGCTCTGCGGTTCGACCTGATCAGCGCGGAACCGTTTCTTCGTCAGCAGGCAATCACACATTGGA
Proteins encoded:
- a CDS encoding glycine--tRNA ligase: EIYGGINGFWDYGPLGAELKRNVKEIWWRTMVHNRDDIVGLEATIIMSPEIWKASGHVDTFSDPMCDCLLTKKRFRADQVEPQSGVAYYFACAVQDEHRTEALHNAAVNLDAHKALLEKMPPETRKRYEFLLTEYWDQIANAGFDPNRLPKIDTRHFSVLVKPGPHEEASARKTAMQFYKRDGLEKPLPILEKKEAIENTTGFNPENGAELTPPRPFNLMFKTYVGPVADEENVAYLRPETAQAIFAQFKNVLETSRQKVPFGIAQMGKAFRNEVTPRNFTFRSREFEQMELEFFIKPDEVIEAIKCSVSSVQSESSELKTENLKLETSSAWGWEAWHKYWVEERIKFYEGIGLPRATLEEYWQKPEELAHYARATVDLLFKFPFGAQELEGIAARSDFDLSQHERFSGKPMGVFDDELRAAWGKLPKEKQDDLRRRYYEHRKKYLTKTARPDDTPEQIEKDAKEDADGLAKGNYIPHVIEPSAGVDRLILALICHAYSEDQAPDDKGKPETRVVMRFHPRVAPIKVAVFPLLKNKPDLVAKAKEVRDLLRPHMTVFYDDTGAIGRRYRRQDEAGTPFGVTIDFDTLGEKGAELKDTVTLRDRDTMKQERVKIGDLLPLLLDRVR